The following are from one region of the Streptomyces rubrogriseus genome:
- a CDS encoding ABC transporter permease, translated as MSAVTTTLATAESAVTVAEDTHQVRRRRRLSPGKRWPAARLAGPLLVVVLWTAASAAGALDPGAIPAPWTVAETAGRLWSDGTLATDVVTSLRRAATGFSIGLGAGVLLALAAGLSRVGDALIDGTVQLNRAVPTLGLIPLFILWLGIGETFKIAIIAIVVYIPMYLNTHAALSGIDSRYVELAEVQGLSRLRFIRRVVIPGSLPGFFVGLRLGVTGSWLGLVVLEQINATSGLGYMMFQAQNYGQTDVILVGLLIYGVFGLVSDSVVRLIERRVLSWRRTLSS; from the coding sequence GTGAGCGCCGTGACCACCACCCTCGCGACCGCCGAGAGCGCGGTCACCGTCGCCGAGGACACCCACCAGGTGCGCAGGCGCCGCCGCCTCTCGCCCGGGAAGCGGTGGCCGGCCGCCCGGCTCGCCGGTCCGCTGCTGGTGGTCGTCCTGTGGACGGCCGCCTCGGCCGCCGGGGCGCTGGATCCCGGCGCGATCCCGGCGCCCTGGACGGTGGCGGAGACGGCCGGCCGGCTGTGGTCGGACGGGACGCTCGCGACCGACGTCGTCACCTCGCTGCGCCGGGCGGCGACCGGGTTCTCGATCGGGCTGGGCGCCGGGGTGCTGCTGGCGCTGGCCGCCGGGCTCAGCCGGGTGGGCGACGCCCTGATCGACGGGACGGTGCAGCTCAACCGGGCCGTCCCGACGCTGGGCCTGATCCCGCTGTTCATCCTGTGGCTGGGCATCGGGGAGACCTTCAAGATCGCCATCATCGCGATCGTCGTGTACATCCCGATGTACCTGAACACGCACGCCGCGCTGTCCGGCATCGACAGCCGCTACGTCGAACTGGCCGAGGTGCAGGGGCTGTCCCGGCTGCGGTTCATCCGCCGGGTGGTCATCCCCGGCTCGCTGCCCGGCTTCTTCGTGGGGCTCCGGCTCGGTGTCACCGGTTCCTGGCTGGGCCTGGTGGTGCTGGAGCAGATCAATGCCACCAGCGGCCTCGGCTACATGATGTTCCAGGCCCAGAACTACGGCCAGACGGACGTGATCCTCGTCGGCCTGCTGATCTACGGCGTCTTCGGCCTGGTCTCCGACAGCGTGGTCCGTCTGATCGAGCGGAGGGTGCTGTCGTGGCGACGCACACTGAGCAGCTGA
- a CDS encoding ABC transporter substrate-binding protein, whose protein sequence is MPSPPATGIDRRLFLTSLIGASAAVAGLGGCAGGSAAAETEGASTAPLSDTVPEGTSLKISSYQNTQQIQFELARLTVPFKVSDWLNIGAGPDVINAFRADSLDLANNAGIPPIQAYYQGFKARIVAVNLTRKPNYLFATKPGSDIRTPADFEGRKLAFSQGQAQGVVLLRALKKAGLDYDQVELVPLTSNQFLTALQSGQVDVAPLANSQAPAYLNQYGSKGAHTIETDVVDLLSLLWAPQSVLNDPAKAAAVAAYIPQWVKGLVWTWEHPDQWNREYYVKTQNLTLAQAEAVTELANKPLFPPSWDEAIRWEQETADLLAEGGFVKEFDVTQLFDRRFEAIAARAATAEYRR, encoded by the coding sequence ATGCCCTCTCCGCCTGCCACAGGCATTGACCGCCGTCTCTTCCTCACCTCGCTGATCGGTGCTTCGGCAGCCGTCGCCGGGCTCGGCGGCTGCGCCGGCGGCAGTGCCGCCGCCGAGACGGAGGGCGCCTCCACCGCTCCGCTCTCCGACACGGTGCCCGAGGGCACCAGCCTGAAGATCTCCTCTTATCAGAACACTCAGCAAATCCAGTTCGAACTGGCCCGGCTGACGGTTCCGTTCAAGGTGTCGGACTGGCTGAACATCGGTGCGGGGCCGGACGTCATCAACGCTTTCCGGGCGGACTCCCTGGACCTCGCCAACAATGCGGGTATTCCGCCGATCCAGGCCTACTACCAGGGTTTCAAGGCGAGGATCGTCGCCGTCAACCTCACCCGTAAACCGAACTACCTGTTCGCGACGAAGCCCGGCAGCGACATTCGCACCCCGGCCGACTTCGAGGGCAGGAAGCTGGCCTTCTCGCAGGGGCAGGCGCAGGGCGTCGTGCTGCTGCGGGCGCTCAAGAAGGCGGGACTCGACTACGACCAGGTCGAACTGGTGCCGCTGACCAGCAACCAGTTCCTGACCGCGCTCCAGTCCGGTCAGGTGGACGTCGCCCCGCTCGCCAACAGCCAGGCGCCCGCCTATCTGAACCAGTACGGGTCCAAGGGCGCGCACACCATCGAGACCGACGTGGTCGACCTGCTCAGCCTGCTGTGGGCGCCGCAGTCCGTACTGAACGATCCCGCCAAGGCCGCCGCCGTCGCCGCCTACATCCCGCAGTGGGTCAAGGGCCTCGTCTGGACGTGGGAGCACCCGGACCAGTGGAACAGGGAGTACTACGTCAAGACGCAGAACCTGACCCTCGCCCAGGCGGAGGCCGTCACCGAACTGGCCAACAAGCCGCTGTTCCCGCCGAGCTGGGACGAGGCGATCAGGTGGGAGCAGGAGACGGCGGACCTGCTGGCGGAGGGCGGCTTCGTGAAGGAGTTCGACGTGACACAGCTCTTCGACCGCCGCTTCGAGGCCATCGCGGCGCGGGCCGCGACGGCGGAGTACCGGAGGTGA
- a CDS encoding ROK family protein — translation MPRTAATLIASPVPRGADRDRRRATAGVVLRSVLEHGPVARSTIARLTGLSPASVTDYCARFTRLGLVREAEPPRRSKGVGRPHVPLDLDDSRFVVGGMHVAVPHTTVALLDLRGRVLRQRELKHERTAPRWVLPRAAEALAAMLAEVRDARPLGVGFAAGGWVDRDCGVIVEHELLGWRDVPVREVLGAHTGLPVHVDGHARALVNGERLFGRARGGGSVLHLFVGNVVDAAFATHDEVHHGPRSQAGSIAHLPVPGGSEPCACGRTGCLQAELSERTLCRRARAAGITDGADPRHVLAAANAGDPLAAALLLERSRATGRAAGLLADVLNPETVVVTEIGATHRTDCLAALREEVGTERAATVFPTSFPESVPAVAGGSVVLDVLYRDPLGASPEAN, via the coding sequence ATGCCCCGTACCGCGGCAACCCTGATCGCTTCCCCCGTACCGCGCGGCGCCGACCGCGACCGGCGGCGGGCCACCGCCGGTGTGGTGCTGCGCTCCGTGCTCGAGCACGGGCCCGTGGCGCGCAGCACCATCGCCCGGCTGACCGGGCTGTCCCCGGCGTCCGTGACGGACTACTGCGCCCGCTTCACCCGGCTCGGGCTGGTCCGCGAGGCCGAGCCGCCCCGGCGGTCGAAGGGGGTGGGCCGTCCGCACGTGCCCCTGGACCTCGACGACTCGCGGTTCGTCGTCGGCGGAATGCACGTGGCCGTCCCCCACACCACGGTCGCGCTGCTCGACCTGCGCGGCCGGGTGCTGCGGCAGCGGGAGCTGAAGCACGAGCGCACCGCTCCGCGGTGGGTGCTGCCCCGCGCGGCCGAGGCACTGGCGGCGATGCTGGCCGAGGTCCGCGACGCCCGACCGCTCGGGGTGGGGTTCGCGGCCGGCGGCTGGGTCGACCGGGACTGCGGCGTGATCGTCGAGCACGAGCTGCTGGGCTGGCGGGACGTACCGGTGCGGGAGGTGCTCGGCGCGCACACCGGGCTGCCCGTCCACGTCGACGGGCACGCCCGGGCGCTGGTCAACGGTGAGCGGCTGTTCGGGCGGGCGCGGGGCGGCGGGAGCGTGCTGCACCTGTTCGTCGGCAACGTGGTCGACGCGGCCTTCGCCACGCACGACGAGGTGCACCACGGTCCGCGTTCGCAGGCGGGCTCCATCGCACATCTGCCGGTGCCGGGCGGCAGCGAGCCGTGCGCGTGCGGGCGTACCGGCTGCCTCCAGGCGGAGTTGAGCGAGCGGACCCTGTGCCGCCGGGCCCGCGCGGCCGGGATCACCGACGGGGCCGATCCGCGGCACGTGCTGGCCGCGGCGAACGCCGGTGACCCGCTGGCCGCCGCGCTGCTGCTGGAGCGGTCGCGGGCCACCGGGCGGGCGGCGGGGCTGCTGGCGGACGTCCTCAACCCGGAGACGGTGGTGGTGACCGAGATCGGCGCCACGCACCGCACGGACTGCCTGGCGGCGCTGCGCGAGGAGGTCGGCACGGAACGCGCGGCGACCGTCTTCCCGACGAGTTTTCCCGAATCCGTGCCGGCCGTCGCGGGTGGCTCGGTCGTCCTGGACGTGCTGTACCGGGATCCGCTGGGCGCCTCACCTGAGGCTAATTAA
- a CDS encoding superoxide dismutase has protein sequence MSVYTLPELPYDYSALAPVISPEIIELHHDKHHAAYVKGANDTLEQLAEARDKETWGSINGLEKNLAFHLSGHILHSIYWHNMTGDGGGEPLDKDGVGELADAIAESFGSFAGFRAQLTKAAATTQGSGWGVLAYEPLSGRLIVEQIYDHQGNVGQGSTPILVFDAWEHAFYLQYKNQKVDFIDAMWAVVNWQDVARRYEAAKSRSNTLLLAP, from the coding sequence ATGTCCGTCTACACGCTTCCTGAACTGCCGTACGACTACTCCGCGCTGGCTCCCGTGATCAGTCCCGAGATCATCGAGCTGCACCACGACAAGCACCACGCCGCGTACGTCAAGGGCGCCAACGACACGCTGGAGCAGCTCGCCGAGGCGCGGGACAAGGAGACGTGGGGCTCGATCAACGGCCTGGAGAAGAACCTGGCCTTCCACCTCTCCGGCCACATCCTGCACTCGATCTACTGGCACAACATGACCGGTGACGGCGGCGGCGAGCCCCTGGACAAGGACGGCGTGGGCGAGCTGGCCGACGCGATCGCCGAGTCCTTCGGCTCCTTCGCCGGATTCCGGGCGCAGCTCACCAAGGCCGCCGCGACCACCCAGGGCTCGGGCTGGGGCGTGCTGGCCTACGAGCCGCTGAGCGGCCGGCTGATCGTCGAGCAGATCTACGACCACCAGGGCAACGTCGGCCAGGGCTCCACCCCGATCCTGGTCTTCGACGCCTGGGAGCACGCCTTCTACCTGCAGTACAAGAACCAGAAGGTCGACTTCATCGACGCCATGTGGGCCGTCGTCAACTGGCAGGACGTGGCCAGGCGCTACGAGGCCGCCAAGTCCCGCAGCAACACGCTGCTGCTGGCCCCCTGA
- a CDS encoding amino acid permease has protein sequence MSNSTTAKAPRQPADAALSHGLKQRHLSMIALGGVIGAGLFVGSGAGIAAAGPSIVVAYTVSGLLVMLVMRMLGEMSAAYPSSGSFSAHAERAIGPWAGFTAGWAFWVLLCTAVGLEGIGAAQIVHGWLPGTPEWAWVALFMVVFCGTNLAAVKNFGEFEFWFAALKVGAISLFLVLGVLAICGILPGTDSPGTSHLGDFLPHGGNGLIIGLLASVFAYGGLETVTIAAAESENPVRGVASAVRTAMWRIALFYIGSMAVIVTLVPWDSPEVVEKGPYVAALDELGIPGAGQLMNIVVLVALLSAMNANIYGASRIGYSLVERGQGPKVLGRVSGGVPRVAVLVSSLFGFGCVLLSYWRPDDVFSWLLNMIGAVILVVWIFIAASQLRLRRHLEREAPEKLVVRMWAFPWLTWVALAGMAAVFVLMAREPDTRVQLYSTGGMTLVLAAVGYARQRRDTARG, from the coding sequence ATGTCCAACAGCACCACCGCCAAGGCGCCCCGGCAGCCGGCGGACGCCGCCCTCTCCCACGGCCTCAAGCAGCGCCACCTGTCGATGATCGCCCTCGGCGGGGTGATCGGGGCCGGGCTGTTCGTCGGCTCCGGCGCCGGTATCGCCGCCGCGGGGCCCTCGATCGTCGTCGCCTACACCGTCTCCGGCCTCCTCGTGATGCTGGTGATGCGGATGCTGGGCGAGATGTCCGCCGCGTATCCCTCCTCAGGCTCCTTCTCCGCGCACGCCGAGCGGGCGATCGGCCCGTGGGCCGGATTCACCGCGGGCTGGGCGTTCTGGGTGCTGCTGTGCACGGCCGTCGGGCTCGAGGGCATCGGCGCGGCGCAGATCGTGCACGGCTGGCTGCCGGGCACGCCCGAGTGGGCGTGGGTGGCGCTGTTCATGGTGGTGTTCTGCGGGACGAACCTGGCCGCCGTGAAGAACTTCGGCGAGTTCGAGTTCTGGTTCGCCGCGCTCAAGGTCGGCGCGATCTCGCTGTTCCTGGTGCTGGGCGTGCTGGCGATCTGCGGGATCCTGCCGGGCACCGACTCCCCCGGCACCTCCCACCTGGGCGACTTCCTGCCCCACGGCGGCAACGGCCTGATCATCGGCCTGCTCGCCTCGGTGTTCGCCTACGGCGGTCTGGAGACGGTGACCATCGCGGCGGCCGAGTCGGAGAACCCGGTCAGGGGCGTGGCGAGCGCCGTGCGGACGGCGATGTGGCGCATCGCGCTGTTCTACATCGGCTCGATGGCGGTCATCGTGACCCTGGTCCCGTGGGACTCCCCCGAGGTCGTCGAGAAGGGCCCGTACGTGGCGGCCCTCGACGAGCTGGGCATCCCGGGCGCGGGGCAGCTCATGAACATCGTGGTGCTGGTGGCGCTGCTGAGCGCGATGAACGCCAACATCTACGGGGCCTCACGCATCGGCTACTCGCTGGTCGAGCGGGGGCAGGGACCGAAGGTGCTGGGCCGGGTGTCGGGCGGGGTGCCGCGGGTCGCGGTGCTGGTCTCCTCCCTCTTCGGCTTCGGCTGCGTGCTGCTCAGCTACTGGCGGCCGGACGACGTCTTCTCCTGGCTGCTGAACATGATCGGCGCGGTCATCCTGGTCGTCTGGATCTTCATCGCCGCCTCGCAGCTGCGGCTGCGCCGCCACCTGGAGCGGGAGGCGCCCGAGAAGCTGGTCGTGCGCATGTGGGCCTTCCCGTGGCTGACCTGGGTGGCGCTGGCGGGCATGGCCGCGGTGTTCGTCCTGATGGCCCGCGAGCCGGACACCCGGGTGCAGCTGTACTCGACGGGCGGGATGACGCTGGTCCTGGCGGCCGTCGGCTACGCCCGGCAGCGGCGGGATACGGCCCGCGGCTAG
- a CDS encoding biotin transporter BioY gives MSTAAVPARSGQVLADLIPSSRVRDVALVAGGAVLTGIAAQIAVPVPGSPVPVTGQTFAALLVGTSLGARRGLLSLALYALVGMAGVPWFAEGGSGTAAPSLGYVFGMLLAATVVGALARRGADRSVLRTAGTMLLGEAIIYAVGVPYLALAADMSLTAAIAAGLTPFLIGDALKAALAMGVLPTAWKLVDKR, from the coding sequence ATGAGCACCGCTGCCGTCCCCGCCCGATCCGGGCAGGTCCTCGCCGACCTCATCCCCTCATCCCGAGTCCGGGACGTCGCGCTCGTGGCGGGCGGTGCCGTGCTCACCGGCATCGCGGCCCAGATCGCGGTGCCCGTGCCCGGTTCCCCGGTGCCGGTGACCGGCCAGACCTTCGCGGCACTGCTCGTCGGCACCTCGCTCGGCGCCCGCCGCGGCCTGCTCTCCCTCGCGCTCTACGCCCTGGTCGGCATGGCGGGCGTGCCGTGGTTCGCCGAGGGCGGCTCCGGCACCGCCGCCCCCTCCCTCGGCTACGTCTTCGGCATGCTGCTCGCCGCCACGGTCGTGGGCGCCCTGGCCCGCCGCGGCGCCGACCGCTCGGTGCTGCGCACGGCCGGCACGATGCTGCTCGGCGAGGCGATCATCTACGCCGTCGGCGTGCCGTACCTGGCCCTCGCCGCCGACATGTCCCTCACCGCCGCGATCGCGGCCGGCCTCACCCCGTTCCTGATCGGCGACGCGCTGAAGGCCGCGCTGGCGATGGGCGTCCTGCCCACCGCGTGGAAGCTGGTCGACAAGCGGTAA
- a CDS encoding amino acid permease: protein MTSQPTLTKPEEGPAGPSGPGSGLQAGLKNRHLSMIAIGGVIGAGLFVGSSSGIATAGPGILLSYALVGTLVVLVMRMLGEMSAANPTSGSFSAHADRALGPWAGFSIGWLYWFFWVVVLAVEATAGAKILEGWIPAVPQWGWALIVMVVLTATNLASVGSYGEFEFWFAGIKVVAIAAFIVVGGLAVFGVLPGVDSDQAGLGNLTEHGGFLPHGAGAVLTGVLLVVFSFMGSEIPTLAAGESEDPQRAVTKATNSIIWRIAVFYLGSIFVVVALLPWDSRSIVDQGSYVAALDSLGIPNAGEIMNFIVLTSVLSCLNSGLYTASRMAFSLGQRGDAPKAFARTTRRGVPQTAILSSVVFGFVAVFFNYKFPDTVFLFLLNSSGAVALFVWLAICFSQLRLRKIIQAEAPEKLIVRMWLYPYLTWAAAAVIVFVLGYMLTDTEHDGRSTVLLSLLVAALVVAVALVKQRITATRKTDAAKG from the coding sequence ATGACTTCGCAGCCGACCTTGACCAAGCCCGAGGAAGGGCCCGCGGGCCCCTCCGGACCCGGCTCCGGCCTTCAGGCCGGACTCAAGAACCGCCACCTTTCGATGATCGCCATCGGCGGCGTCATCGGAGCCGGGCTGTTCGTGGGTTCCAGTTCGGGAATCGCCACCGCGGGACCCGGCATCCTCCTCTCGTACGCCCTCGTCGGCACGCTCGTGGTGCTGGTGATGCGGATGCTCGGGGAGATGTCGGCCGCCAATCCGACCTCGGGCTCGTTCTCCGCACATGCCGACCGCGCGCTCGGCCCCTGGGCCGGGTTCTCCATCGGCTGGCTCTACTGGTTCTTCTGGGTCGTGGTGCTGGCCGTGGAGGCCACCGCCGGGGCCAAGATCCTGGAAGGGTGGATCCCCGCCGTGCCGCAGTGGGGCTGGGCGCTGATCGTGATGGTCGTGCTCACCGCCACCAACCTCGCCTCCGTCGGCTCCTACGGCGAGTTCGAGTTCTGGTTCGCCGGGATCAAGGTCGTCGCCATCGCCGCGTTCATCGTCGTCGGCGGGCTGGCCGTCTTCGGGGTGCTGCCCGGCGTGGACAGCGACCAGGCTGGACTCGGGAACCTCACCGAGCACGGCGGGTTCCTGCCGCACGGGGCCGGGGCCGTTCTCACCGGCGTACTGCTCGTCGTCTTCTCGTTCATGGGCAGCGAGATCCCCACGCTCGCCGCCGGTGAGTCCGAGGACCCGCAGCGGGCCGTCACCAAGGCGACCAACAGCATCATCTGGCGCATCGCCGTCTTCTACCTCGGGTCCATCTTCGTCGTGGTCGCGCTGCTGCCCTGGGACTCGCGGTCGATCGTCGACCAGGGCTCCTACGTCGCCGCGCTGGACTCGCTCGGGATCCCGAACGCCGGCGAGATCATGAACTTCATCGTGCTGACGTCCGTGCTGTCCTGTCTGAACTCCGGGCTCTACACCGCCTCGCGCATGGCCTTCTCGCTCGGTCAGCGCGGGGACGCGCCGAAGGCGTTCGCCCGGACCACCCGGCGCGGGGTGCCGCAGACGGCGATCCTGTCGTCCGTCGTCTTCGGCTTCGTCGCGGTCTTCTTCAACTACAAGTTCCCCGACACGGTCTTCCTCTTCCTGCTCAACTCCTCGGGCGCCGTGGCCCTCTTCGTCTGGCTGGCCATCTGCTTCTCGCAACTGCGCCTGCGGAAGATCATCCAGGCCGAGGCGCCGGAGAAGCTGATCGTGCGGATGTGGCTGTACCCGTACCTGACCTGGGCGGCCGCCGCGGTCATCGTCTTCGTGCTCGGCTACATGCTGACCGACACCGAGCACGACGGGCGCAGCACCGTGCTGCTGTCGCTGCTCGTCGCCGCGCTCGTCGTCGCCGTCGCCCTCGTCAAGCAGCGGATCACCGCGACGCGGAAGACCGACGCCGCGAAGGGCTGA
- a CDS encoding ribose-5-phosphate isomerase: MRVYLGSDHAGFELKNHLVEWLAAAGHEPVDCGPHIYDAQDDYPPFCLRAAERTAADQGALGIVIGGSGNGEQIAANKVKGVRAALAWSEETASLGRQHNNANVVAVGARMHTQEEATKFVETFLGTPFSGDERHIRRIDMLTAYETTGDLPPVPPHHPQQ, from the coding sequence ATGCGCGTGTATCTCGGCTCGGACCATGCGGGCTTCGAACTCAAGAACCACCTCGTCGAGTGGCTCGCGGCGGCGGGTCACGAGCCCGTCGACTGCGGTCCGCACATCTACGACGCCCAGGACGACTACCCGCCCTTCTGCCTGCGCGCCGCCGAGCGCACGGCCGCGGACCAGGGCGCCCTCGGCATCGTGATCGGCGGTTCCGGCAACGGCGAGCAGATCGCGGCGAACAAGGTGAAGGGCGTGCGCGCGGCGCTGGCCTGGAGCGAGGAGACGGCGTCGCTGGGCCGCCAGCACAACAACGCCAACGTCGTCGCGGTCGGCGCCCGCATGCACACGCAGGAGGAGGCGACGAAGTTCGTCGAGACCTTCCTCGGCACCCCGTTCTCCGGCGACGAACGCCACATCCGCCGCATCGACATGCTCACGGCCTACGAGACGACGGGCGACCTCCCCCCGGTCCCGCCCCACCACCCGCAGCAGTAG
- a CDS encoding Fpg/Nei family DNA glycosylase has protein sequence MPEGHTIHRLAQDYTAAFARTAVRVTSPQGKFADSAALLDGTVLTTADAHGKHLFLGFGAAGNAAEDAAENPVWVHIHLGLFGKVAFGPAPAPPPTDTVRLRLANDTAYVDLRGPTTCALITEPEKRAIHDRLGPDPLRPDADPAAAHRRISRSRTTIAALLMDQKVIAGVGNVYRAEVLFRHGIDPYRPGKDLTPAEWDTIWQDLTALMREGVRNNRIDTVRPEHTPEAMGRPPRVDDHGGEVYVYRRANQPCHLCGGPISTADLAARNLFWCPTCQKR, from the coding sequence GTGCCAGAGGGGCACACGATCCACCGGCTGGCCCAGGACTACACCGCGGCCTTCGCCCGCACGGCAGTCCGCGTCACCAGCCCGCAGGGCAAGTTCGCCGACTCGGCCGCCCTTCTCGACGGCACCGTCCTGACCACCGCCGACGCCCACGGCAAGCACCTCTTCCTCGGCTTCGGCGCAGCCGGGAACGCGGCGGAGGACGCCGCCGAGAACCCCGTCTGGGTCCACATCCACCTCGGCCTCTTCGGCAAGGTCGCCTTCGGCCCGGCCCCCGCGCCCCCGCCCACGGACACCGTCCGCCTGCGCCTGGCCAACGACACCGCCTACGTCGACCTCCGCGGCCCCACCACCTGCGCCCTGATCACGGAACCGGAGAAGCGGGCGATACACGACCGCCTCGGCCCCGACCCGCTGCGCCCGGACGCCGACCCCGCGGCCGCCCACCGCCGGATCTCCCGCAGCCGCACCACCATCGCCGCCCTGCTCATGGACCAGAAGGTCATCGCCGGCGTCGGCAACGTCTACCGGGCCGAGGTGCTCTTCCGCCACGGCATCGACCCGTACCGCCCCGGCAAGGACCTCACCCCCGCCGAGTGGGACACCATCTGGCAGGACCTCACCGCCCTGATGCGCGAGGGGGTGCGGAACAACCGCATCGACACCGTCCGCCCCGAGCACACCCCCGAGGCCATGGGCCGCCCGCCCCGCGTCGACGACCACGGCGGCGAGGTCTACGTCTACCGCCGGGCCAACCAGCCCTGCCACCTGTGCGGCGGCCCGATCAGCACGGCCGACCTCGCCGCCCGCAACCTCTTCTGGTGCCCCACCTGCCAGAAACGGTGA
- a CDS encoding GNAT family N-acetyltransferase, whose protein sequence is MERSTGDDGGVTTTMTQPRVLRREEWDSWYGSLIRAFGGVPEPAEELELFRELTRVDRSIGVWEGDGAAEACVGTTGSFDFRMTVPGGAQVRAAGVTMVSVAATHRRRGVLTSMMRRQLDDVRAWGEPLAVLTASEPAIYGRFGYGAATFSLSAEIDTSRVRLSVPAGTDDVRLRYAAPADVLDACEAVYARLVPGRPGMLARRPGWERLALLDPESGRDGASPLQCVVARRGGEVTGFARFRVRPAWGPEGAGGTVVLDDLAGLDPATEAALWRFLYDVDLTSRLAVRGRPVDEAWQYQVSDIRRCRPESRDALYVRLVDVGAALAARTYQAPVDVVFEVEDAFCPWNAGRWRLSGDAKGASCERTSDGADLALSVRELGAAYLGGVRLGALGAAGRVREVRSGALAEASVGFGSDVAPWLPHGF, encoded by the coding sequence ATGGAACGGTCCACAGGTGATGACGGCGGCGTGACGACGACGATGACCCAGCCGCGGGTGCTGCGGCGCGAGGAGTGGGACAGCTGGTACGGGTCGCTGATCCGTGCCTTCGGCGGGGTTCCGGAGCCGGCCGAGGAGCTGGAGCTGTTCCGGGAGCTGACGCGGGTGGACCGGTCGATCGGCGTCTGGGAGGGGGACGGGGCGGCCGAGGCGTGCGTCGGAACGACGGGGTCGTTCGACTTCCGGATGACCGTGCCGGGCGGCGCGCAGGTGCGCGCGGCGGGCGTGACGATGGTGAGCGTCGCCGCCACGCACCGGCGCCGGGGCGTGCTGACGTCGATGATGCGGCGGCAGTTGGACGACGTACGGGCCTGGGGCGAGCCGCTGGCGGTCCTGACGGCCTCCGAGCCGGCCATCTACGGCCGGTTCGGATACGGCGCCGCGACCTTCTCGCTGAGCGCGGAGATCGACACGAGCCGGGTCCGGCTGTCGGTGCCGGCCGGTACGGATGACGTACGGCTGCGGTACGCGGCGCCCGCCGACGTGCTCGACGCGTGCGAGGCGGTGTACGCACGGCTGGTGCCGGGGCGGCCGGGGATGCTGGCCCGGCGGCCCGGCTGGGAGCGGCTGGCGCTGCTGGATCCGGAGAGCGGGCGGGACGGCGCCTCGCCCCTGCAGTGCGTCGTGGCCCGGCGGGGCGGCGAGGTCACCGGGTTCGCGCGCTTCCGGGTGCGGCCGGCCTGGGGGCCCGAGGGGGCCGGGGGCACGGTGGTCCTCGACGACCTGGCGGGTCTCGACCCGGCGACCGAGGCGGCGTTGTGGCGGTTCCTGTACGACGTCGACCTGACCTCCCGGCTGGCGGTGCGGGGGCGGCCGGTGGACGAGGCGTGGCAGTACCAGGTGTCGGACATCCGGCGGTGCCGGCCGGAGTCGCGGGACGCGCTGTACGTGCGGCTGGTGGACGTGGGGGCGGCGCTCGCGGCGCGGACCTACCAGGCGCCGGTGGACGTGGTGTTCGAGGTCGAGGACGCCTTCTGCCCCTGGAACGCGGGGCGTTGGCGGCTGAGCGGCGACGCGAAGGGCGCGTCGTGCGAGCGTACGTCCGACGGGGCTGATCTGGCGCTGTCCGTGCGGGAGTTGGGTGCGGCGTACCTGGGGGGTGTGCGGCTGGGTGCGCTGGGCGCGGCCGGGCGGGTGCGCGAGGTGCGGTCCGGGGCGCTGGCGGAGGCGTCGGTGGGGTTCGGGTCGGACGTGGCGCCGTGGCTGCCGCACGGGTTCTGA